Proteins encoded by one window of Vigna radiata var. radiata cultivar VC1973A chromosome 5, Vradiata_ver6, whole genome shotgun sequence:
- the LOC106760720 gene encoding eugenol synthase 1-like, translated as MEEMKSKIVVFGGTGYIGKYLVKASVSLGHPTFVYTRSLNSQTSSSKIQLCKEFNHIGVTIVQGDLEHDQILKVIEKVDIVICALPYPQVMEQLKIIEAIKVAGNIKRFLPSDFGVEEDRVNPLPPFQAFLDKKRKIRREIEASKIPYTYISANCFGAYFVNYLIRPHEKNSHTIVYGNGHAKAVLNYEEDIAMYSIKVANDPRTCNRVVIYRPSKNIVSQNDLISLWEQKTGNKFIKDFVSEEEIINLSQTLPSPENIPVSILHSVFVRGYLMNFKLGKDDLEASELYPDYNYTSIDQLLDIFLLHPLPPASAAFE; from the exons ATGGAGGAAATGAAGAGTAAGATTGTTGTATTTGGAGGAACTGGTTATATTGGGAAGTATTTGGTGAAGGCAAGTGTTTCTTTAGGGCATCCAACTTTTGTATATACTCGTTCTCTTAATTCACAAACTTCTTCTTCAAAGATACAACTTTGCAAGGAGTTCAACCACATTGGAGTTACCATTGTCCAa GGAGATCTTGAGCATgatcaaattttgaaagtgattgaAAAAGTAGACATTGTAATATGTGCACTTCCGTACCCTCAAGTGATGGAGCAACTCAAAATAATAGAAGCTATCAAAGTTGCTGGTAATATAAAG AGATTTCTTCCATCGGATTTTGGGGTGGAAGAAGATAGAGTAAACCCTCTTCCTCCATTTCAAGCTTTTcttgataagaaaagaaaaattagaagggAAATTGAAGCATCTAAGATCCCTTATACTTATATCTCTGCAAATTGCTTTGGTGCATATTTTGTTAACTATTTGATTCGTCCTCATGAAAAAAACAGTCATACTATTGTTTATGGAAATGGTCATGCCAAAG CTGTGCTAAACTATGAAGAAGATATTGCCATGTACTCCATTAAAGTAGCAAATGATCCAAGAACATGTAATCGTGTTGTTATTTATCGACCCTCTAAGAACATTGTATCTCAAAATGATTTGATATCACTGTGGGAGCAGAAAACTGGAAATAAGTTTATCAAAGATTTTGTATCTGAGGAAGAGATTATCAATCTATCACAGA CTTTACCTTCTCCAGAGAATATTCCAGTTTCCATTCTCCATAGTGTGTTTGTCAGAGGATATCTCATGAACTTTAAGTTAGGAAAAGATGATCTTGAAGCTTCAGAATTATATCCTGATTACAACTATACCTCCATTGATCAACttcttgatatttttcttcttcatcctttgcCTCCTGCATCTGCTGCTTTtgaataa